In Eremothecium gossypii ATCC 10895 chromosome II, complete sequence, the genomic window TTGAAGGTAGAATAGTCCAGTTGTGCTTACTAAGTTCGAGGTGAATTGGTTCACTAGAATTGCAATATATGGCAAAGTTCTTGCCGTCACTAATTGAATCATCAAAATAGGAGTGCAAGGCCAATGCATCCTCCTGCGGAAGAACAACTAGCGTTGAACCAGTATCTATGATCCCGGATCGTATGCCAATATTTTTGTCAATTGACGGATTCTTTGCAGTTGGTAACTCTACCCTTTCACTGCCGATATATGCTGCTTTTATCGCGACAAGCCAATGGTTTTGCGGATTTGGAACTAATGGAGTGTAAGATAGTTCACCCTCATAAAGCGCTCCTAAGGGCTCACCAAACACGATTAAACCATTGTTATCATCTAGATTGCGACTTTCAGAAGGAATGTGACTCAGCAATACGGAAAAGGACTTTTTATTAATTAGCTTAGATCCTTGCAGCAAGCCGACAACGCTAGTATCTGAGTCGGTGGGATCCGAAGGCAGTCCGAATATTCCACTCAGCGCGTAAGCATCAAGCAAAGATGGAACACCAATTGCTACCCCAAATCTAAAATCTTGTATTTTTAGGCCATTTATTGACAAAGTACCAGTGTAAAGTGGGCCGTGGGCGGTTCCAGAGCGATAAAAAATTGTAAAAATCGAGTCTGTCACCGTGCAAGAGTTGGAATGTGCCACGAATGCTTGTCGAGCTTTATGATTAGCTGATGATGAACTATTCACGCCGTATACCCATGAGATGGCTGATCCAGTGTCAAGCACCAATGGATAACTAACACCTCCAAAGGTAGCCTGGATAATATGGACCCGGGAGAGAGGATCTCTCTTCAGAAGAGAGATATTAGGTCTGAAGGTTAAGCTATTACATTGCGCACTTTTTTTTGTTTCTGCACCAGAGCGGTTATATTTCAATAGAGTGCTGCCTGTGCTGTCATCCGCACTAGTCTTAATTTCAGATACAATTCTCGTCGGCGCAAGCAACTTGTAGATTCTGGATGTTTCAGTTGCCTCTAGAAAGCGGTTTTGAGTAGCCAGATGCAGGCAAAGTGCATATGTGAAACTGCAAACGAGAACCAACTTGGCCCAAGACATCGAACTCAGTGGCAGGTGGTCCGACTGTGGCAGAGTTGGCTAGGTGCAAGAAGAACAGAAGATAATTTGGCGTTGAAGGATCACTTGCTTACGTTCGATACAGCATTCGAGCCATACAGCATTCAGGCGAGAAAACACGCGCTGTTGCTAGCAATAGCTTCCCAAGTGCCTAATTGGTACATTTATTTGTGCGGGGTATCAAAGTGTCTGCAAAAATACTAAAAGCTGCAAGGCTGCCTATATCACAATTTCGAAATACAAATAGAGGCATGTGATAGGATCATTAAGAATGCAAGCTACTAAACGGGTATAAAAGATGTCGACAAACTGCTCAGA contains:
- a CDS encoding pepsin-like aspartic protease (Non-syntenic homolog of Saccharomyces cerevisiae YPL154C (PEP4)), yielding MSWAKLVLVCSFTYALCLHLATQNRFLEATETSRIYKLLAPTRIVSEIKTSADDSTGSTLLKYNRSGAETKKSAQCNSLTFRPNISLLKRDPLSRVHIIQATFGGVSYPLVLDTGSAISWVYGVNSSSSANHKARQAFVAHSNSCTVTDSIFTIFYRSGTAHGPLYTGTLSINGLKIQDFRFGVAIGVPSLLDAYALSGIFGLPSDPTDSDTSVVGLLQGSKLINKKSFSVLLSHIPSESRNLDDNNGLIVFGEPLGALYEGELSYTPLVPNPQNHWLVAIKAAYIGSERVELPTAKNPSIDKNIGIRSGIIDTGSTLVVLPQEDALALHSYFDDSISDGKNFAIYCNSSEPIHLELSKHNWTILPSNFVGEPYPKDSPYNGYCVSNIQGGDISSSWILGEVFLQDLYTVFDIEGRQVGFANRNTKATLVHNEPQNYYEKNNSSLQMVSTSSDTTSSAAATSLHVSSTSKNIAYTPRPHPLLEQLLSLIYILVL